The region TTCATGTACAAttcttataaagaatttttttacttggTTCTTCGTCtcttttgatcttttatttatcttagaCTCTTGCTGGACGTAAAATAACTGTTAACTATGCAACAAAACCTACAAATGGTGGCGGTGCTGCAGGTGGAATGAGCCGTGGTCGTGGAAATTTTCGAGGTCGAGTTAGTAGAGGGGGTTATGCCAATTATGGTGGTGGCTATGGAGGATATCAGCAAGTTAACTATCAACAGTATGATGGAGTTTATGGAGGAGGTTACATGCAACCTGCTTACAGCTCTTCATCTGGTGTTGATGGCTCTGACTATTACCAACAAGGTTCTTACATGCAATCACCGGTTCAGGCTGCTAAGCAAACTGGATATTCTCCAGAAAATGAAAACTCTGGTTATACCCAACACAAGAGTTATGTAACAACTTCACCTGTCGTTGTTTTAACAGGCTACGATCAAAGTGCAAGTTATGGTCAAAGAAGCACTGCAAACTATTCATCTCAATCGTCGTATGGGGGTGTGACAGATTATGAAGAATCTGTTTCTAATGGAACTTACCCTGTAAATTCTTATACACAACAGTCACTTTCTGGTAAGTAATTTTTCtgaatactaaaaataaatctaatattatgaattaatttattacttttacattgTATAAttctttatgtttaaaattggtttaaaaaagtttaaaattaaggtTAATTAATTAGGTTGTAGCATATAAAACTTATTCAtcgtttgtaaattttttaagaatgcattttaaattaaataacctttttaattataatgcgtgtgcatattttataaaaatgtatatgttAATGGgtttatatgttaattttaaaaaatattttgaaaacctGAAAGTTTGAGTATCCAACTCAAATATCCCAATTTTGATACCGGTTTAGGCGTTTAATCGTCCTCTAAATGTCCTTAAACACTTGTTAACTCGAGCTTTTGTTATTCGAGATATAGATAGCTTTTTAGAGCAAAAAGCAAAAACCAATTGTTTTACTTTGTTACATGGATTTAACTCTGGGTGTGTGTGCGCGCGTGTGAGTTAAAGAGATGGATATTTATGAAATGTGAGCTAAAAGTTGAATCAACTTTTTTACAACCGGATGCCATTTGTTTAGCAGATCAGGACTGAGCATTTTTATGATCTACCGCTATACTAGTGATAAGTTCCCCAACTTGATTGCGGGTGGAGTTCGGAATCTTATATCGGCTTTCATTCTAAATATGTTGCTTTCAggttcagaaatattttttagtcgTGTGTTTTCATTGATtgctgtttaaaaataaacgtttttaattgttttaagcaatatatttattttcaaattttaggtCAAAGCTGGCAatgaatcaaattaaaattcttttttaaacataaaattctgGCGTCTGCTTAAGTATTTGGATTTGTCAGACAAAAAGGACTACTTCGCGATTTCTCGATAACTTTTCAACAAACGTTTGAGGAAAAAGTTGTTATTACGGTCAGcactaatttaaaattaatgtatcgATCACTGAAGAATAGAGATATTGTTTTTGTCTTCGTGATACTAATGTTATATGAACCATGAATAGATTTTAAACTGTGCTGTTACAATTTAAATAGTGATAGTTTTGTATTGTATTGATCGTATTGCAAACTGTCTGGGTTTACTAAAACcccaataatataaatatttttcattgaaGAATTTTTGGGgtaatttttttggttgatttcCTTGCACTGTGTAAAAAACTCGGTAAATATAATAGGTCAGGGTAACAACATCAATTTTTGCCATGTCAAATAACATTTGTTTAACAACATCTGTAAATATAATGAGGTATAATAACACCTGTCCAACAACatgaaatttcattgatgtctaataacatctgttcagcaacatctgaaatttcattgatgtctaataacatctgtgcaataattaaatgaacattacagatgtagttgcatcttttaatttatcaaagtgtaataacatctgtgcaaTTACATCTTTGGGTTTCACAGATGTagttaatcttaaaaataactttatcttAAAATCTACAGATGTAAGTGTAATAACATATGTCGATTTTAAgatgaattaactaataatgcattattttaaccagatcgTCCCCTCAGTATTATCTTATTCtatctacaaattttttttttttttttttgcaaaaaccaatttttattgtttaaaaaagtataatgtaTTATTTCCACTTATCAATAAATTATTACCT is a window of Hydra vulgaris chromosome 15, alternate assembly HydraT2T_AEP DNA encoding:
- the LOC136092341 gene encoding RNA-binding protein 3-like is translated as MSVLGKIFVGGMPYSMDEEQLRVEFGKFGTVTDIFIVREREDENGLKKSKGYGFISFEDATAAEEAIKAMDSSTLAGRKITVNYATKPTNGGGAAGGMSRGRGNFRGRVSRGGYANYGGGYGGYQQVNYQQYDGVYGGGYMQPAYSSSSGVDGSDYYQQGSYMQSPVQAAKQTGYSPENENSGYTQHKSYVTTSPVVVLTGYDQSASYGQRSTANYSSQSSYGGVTDYEESVSNGTYPVNSYTQQSLSGQSWQ